The proteins below are encoded in one region of Sulfolobus islandicus Y.N.15.51:
- a CDS encoding 50S ribosomal protein L14 translates to MSEKIQVLGSRKGLTPSLQHYSVVNVADNSGAKEAMIIGVYGYRGVLRRVPFANIADMVMVSVKRGTPEVRKQKFRAVIVRQRMPYRRPDGTWISFEDNAVVIINPDGTPKGTEVRGPIAREAAERWPKIASLATLVV, encoded by the coding sequence GTGTCAGAAAAGATTCAAGTTTTAGGATCCAGAAAAGGTTTAACGCCAAGTCTCCAGCATTATTCAGTAGTTAACGTTGCTGATAATAGTGGAGCAAAAGAAGCTATGATAATTGGAGTGTATGGTTATAGAGGTGTTCTGAGAAGAGTTCCATTTGCCAATATTGCCGATATGGTTATGGTCTCAGTTAAGAGAGGAACACCAGAGGTTAGAAAACAGAAATTTAGGGCAGTAATCGTGAGACAAAGAATGCCATATAGAAGACCAGATGGTACCTGGATCTCCTTTGAAGATAATGCAGTAGTCATAATAAACCCAGACGGAACACCAAAAGGTACTGAAGTTAGGGGTCCAATAGCAAGAGAAGCAGCTGAAAGATGGCCAAAAATAGCAAGTCTTGCTACATTGGTGGTGTAG
- a CDS encoding 30S ribosomal protein S17, with the protein MGSKGKMVKDPGIPNVVIPEKACEDEDCPYHGSLRVRGIILEGVIVKYKGTKAAVIERQYLYYDSKYKRYERRRSRIHAHVPPCVNVREGDKVIIGECRPLSKSISFVVLSKVS; encoded by the coding sequence ATGGGATCTAAGGGGAAGATGGTAAAGGACCCGGGAATACCTAATGTTGTTATTCCCGAGAAGGCATGCGAAGATGAAGATTGCCCTTATCATGGATCATTGAGAGTTAGGGGCATTATACTGGAAGGAGTCATTGTAAAGTATAAAGGTACTAAAGCTGCAGTTATAGAAAGGCAATACTTATACTATGACTCGAAATATAAGAGATATGAAAGGAGAAGGAGTAGGATACATGCTCATGTACCACCGTGTGTTAACGTTAGAGAGGGAGATAAAGTTATAATTGGCGAATGCAGACCTCTTTCTAAATCTATAAGTTTTGTGGTATTAAGCAAGGTGAGTTAA
- a CDS encoding ribonuclease P protein subunit: protein MILDYINSKIRILWYTDPSLISREGLILLETEKTFLIRLRGKNKVIRIFKAHGIFEITFKGKSFIIAGYRLVRKPWRRI from the coding sequence ATGATTTTGGATTATATTAATTCTAAAATAAGGATTTTATGGTACACGGATCCTTCTCTAATTTCTAGAGAAGGTCTAATTTTACTAGAGACAGAAAAAACATTTTTGATTAGGTTAAGGGGGAAAAACAAGGTTATAAGGATATTTAAAGCTCATGGTATATTTGAGATAACTTTTAAAGGTAAGTCTTTTATAATAGCTGGCTATAGGCTGGTAAGAAAACCTTGGAGAAGAATTTAG
- the rpmC gene encoding 50S ribosomal protein L29, with the protein MTVDLEELRKMEKGELIKKVDELRLELMKLRVQARMGTLKNTASIRNTRKDIARILTVLSEKKREGKGKAKVENK; encoded by the coding sequence ATGACGGTAGATCTTGAAGAGTTAAGGAAAATGGAAAAAGGAGAGTTGATAAAAAAGGTGGATGAGCTAAGATTGGAATTAATGAAACTTAGAGTGCAAGCTAGAATGGGAACTTTAAAGAACACTGCAAGCATTAGAAACACAAGAAAAGACATAGCAAGAATATTAACAGTTTTAAGTGAAAAGAAGAGAGAAGGTAAAGGAAAAGCAAAAGTGGAGAATAAATAA
- a CDS encoding 30S ribosomal protein S3, which translates to MPNIKRYFLEKSIVKVKIDEYLAKQYYNAEYAGVEVLKTPIGTRVIIYAGRPSMIIGRGGRNIKQLAQIFEKVFGLENPQITITNVENPELNARVMAFRLAIALEKGYHFRRAAFISMRRIMNAGALGAEIIISGKLTTERARYEKLKEGIVYKSGQQLEKMIDRAIAIAMLKPGIFGVEVVITKPLKIEDKISLKESPSVPQEVSVTNVTFIEESSQKSEEKGEGEKE; encoded by the coding sequence ATACCAAACATCAAGAGATATTTCCTTGAGAAGTCTATAGTGAAAGTCAAGATTGATGAGTATCTAGCTAAGCAATACTATAATGCTGAGTATGCAGGAGTAGAGGTATTGAAGACTCCAATTGGAACTAGGGTTATAATATATGCAGGAAGACCTTCAATGATTATAGGAAGGGGTGGAAGAAATATAAAACAGCTTGCACAAATCTTCGAAAAAGTTTTTGGGTTAGAGAATCCACAAATTACAATAACGAATGTGGAGAACCCGGAGCTCAATGCTAGAGTAATGGCATTTAGGTTGGCAATAGCTTTAGAAAAGGGATATCACTTTAGGAGAGCCGCTTTCATATCAATGAGAAGAATTATGAATGCCGGTGCATTAGGTGCGGAAATAATAATAAGCGGCAAGCTTACTACGGAAAGGGCAAGATATGAGAAGTTAAAGGAGGGTATTGTGTATAAGAGCGGGCAACAATTAGAGAAGATGATAGATAGAGCAATTGCTATAGCGATGTTAAAGCCTGGAATATTTGGTGTCGAGGTAGTTATAACTAAACCACTGAAGATTGAAGATAAAATCAGTTTGAAAGAGTCTCCTTCCGTTCCTCAAGAGGTATCAGTAACTAATGTAACTTTTATTGAAGAATCCTCACAAAAGAGTGAGGAGAAAGGTGAGGGTGAGAAAGAATGA
- a CDS encoding 50S ribosomal protein L22: MASWNYPQLNLDELKIAKAVIRDVPASIRDLYNVCKAIRGMYLNDAKDFLNRVLEEKEALPFWRYNKGASHKANISAKWKIKAGRYPKKAIRQVLKLLENAEANATNKGLDIDKLIIRHIAAHKGITLERYMPRAFGRATAKYRRTSNVEVILEEVE, translated from the coding sequence ATGGCAAGTTGGAATTATCCTCAATTAAATCTTGATGAGTTGAAAATTGCAAAAGCTGTGATAAGAGATGTTCCTGCATCCATAAGAGATCTTTATAATGTTTGCAAAGCTATTAGAGGAATGTATCTTAATGATGCGAAAGATTTTCTAAACAGAGTTTTAGAAGAAAAGGAAGCCCTACCATTCTGGAGATATAATAAGGGTGCATCACATAAAGCTAATATATCTGCTAAATGGAAAATAAAGGCTGGTAGATATCCAAAGAAAGCTATAAGGCAAGTGTTAAAGTTGTTAGAAAACGCTGAGGCTAATGCAACTAATAAAGGGCTGGATATCGATAAATTAATTATAAGGCATATAGCTGCCCACAAGGGTATAACATTAGAAAGATATATGCCCAGAGCATTTGGGAGGGCTACTGCAAAGTACAGAAGGACATCTAATGTAGAGGTAATCTTGGAGGAGGTGGAGTAA
- a CDS encoding 30S ribosomal protein S19, producing the protein MSLEIPPEWKNFKYRGKSIDELLNMPMDEFIKLLPSRQRRSLKRGFTDAQRHLLEKIRKYRREGKVNKTIKTHVRNLVILPELIGLKMAVYNGKEFVEFTVTPEMIGHYLGEYSITTKKVEHGEPGLKATRSSLFLAMKG; encoded by the coding sequence ATGTCATTAGAAATACCACCTGAATGGAAGAACTTTAAATACAGAGGTAAGAGTATAGATGAGTTACTAAATATGCCAATGGATGAGTTTATTAAGTTACTACCTTCAAGGCAAAGGAGATCATTAAAACGTGGATTTACTGATGCACAAAGGCACTTGCTGGAAAAAATAAGGAAATATAGAAGAGAAGGAAAGGTTAATAAGACCATAAAGACGCATGTCAGAAACTTAGTTATATTGCCAGAGCTAATTGGTCTTAAGATGGCTGTCTATAATGGCAAGGAATTTGTTGAATTTACAGTTACGCCAGAAATGATAGGTCATTACTTGGGAGAGTATTCAATAACCACTAAGAAGGTTGAACATGGAGAACCAGGGTTAAAGGCTACAAGGTCAAGTTTATTCTTAGCAATGAAAGGATGA
- a CDS encoding 50S ribosomal protein L2, giving the protein MGKNLLQQRAGKGSPTFRSPSWLRIGKVRYPNIFGHLVGKVIDIVHNPGMNTPVAIIKLENGTKFLTQAIQGLVINQKIEFGKGSPIANGNVIEIGDAPEGTIVCNVEENFGDGGKYARSAGSYAVVVGKSGDKVLIKLPSDKIKAVSNKARATVGVVAGGGVVEKPLLKAGANYWKYKVKAKKWPIVRGVAMNVVDHPHGGGLHQSVSRPSTVSRNAPPGRKVGHIAARRTGRKEGK; this is encoded by the coding sequence ATGGGTAAGAATTTATTACAGCAGAGGGCGGGAAAAGGTTCTCCAACTTTTAGGAGTCCAAGTTGGCTACGAATAGGTAAGGTAAGGTATCCTAACATATTTGGACATCTTGTAGGCAAGGTAATAGACATAGTGCATAATCCAGGGATGAATACGCCTGTTGCTATCATAAAATTAGAGAACGGAACCAAGTTTTTAACGCAAGCAATTCAAGGTTTGGTTATTAACCAGAAGATCGAATTCGGTAAAGGATCTCCAATAGCTAATGGTAATGTTATAGAGATAGGTGATGCGCCAGAAGGTACAATAGTATGTAATGTTGAAGAAAATTTTGGAGACGGAGGCAAATACGCTAGAAGTGCTGGTTCATATGCAGTAGTAGTAGGCAAGAGCGGTGATAAGGTGTTAATTAAATTACCTTCAGATAAGATAAAAGCAGTTTCGAATAAGGCTAGAGCTACCGTTGGTGTAGTGGCTGGTGGTGGAGTTGTAGAAAAACCACTATTGAAGGCTGGAGCTAATTATTGGAAGTATAAAGTAAAGGCTAAGAAATGGCCTATTGTAAGGGGAGTTGCAATGAATGTAGTCGATCATCCTCATGGTGGTGGGCTACATCAGAGTGTAAGCAGACCTTCTACGGTATCTAGAAATGCTCCTCCAGGTAGAAAAGTTGGTCATATTGCGGCAAGGAGAACAGGGAGGAAGGAGGGTAAGTGA
- a CDS encoding 50S ribosomal protein L23: MIQMALATEKALKLIESYNTLTLIVDKSDTRDDIKKSVERLFSVKVVKVNVVITPQGYKKAYVKLAPEYKASDIAHRLGIL; encoded by the coding sequence ATGATTCAAATGGCTTTAGCTACAGAGAAAGCATTAAAACTTATTGAGTCCTATAATACACTTACATTAATAGTAGATAAGAGTGATACAAGGGATGACATTAAGAAATCTGTTGAGAGATTATTTAGTGTTAAGGTGGTAAAAGTTAACGTAGTTATAACACCTCAAGGTTACAAGAAGGCATATGTAAAATTAGCACCAGAATATAAAGCAAGTGATATAGCCCACAGATTGGGCATTTTGTGA
- the rpl4p gene encoding 50S ribosomal protein L4: MYLELVKKNSVILDKDGNKVKEVELPFIFSFPVRKDIIRRVFLAEFTHSLQPKGRDPMAGKRTSAESFGINLGMARVPRVKNSGEAALAPNTVGGRLTFPPSVDKKLVEEVNDKEKQLAVISALSATADKVFVKARGHVFKDSVSFPIVVTDDIVSLKTASEVEEFLEKIGVYDDVKRVKERIRIRAGKGKMRGRKYKESIGPLIIVHDSNSPIVKAARNIAGVDVVNAKDVSVIHLAPGAHSGRLTIYTETSIKILDERLSKRLVS, encoded by the coding sequence ATGTATTTAGAACTAGTTAAGAAAAACTCTGTGATTTTAGATAAAGATGGAAATAAGGTAAAAGAGGTAGAGTTACCTTTCATTTTTTCGTTTCCGGTAAGAAAAGATATAATAAGAAGAGTATTTTTAGCAGAGTTTACACATTCTCTGCAACCAAAAGGCAGAGATCCTATGGCAGGCAAAAGAACATCAGCTGAGAGTTTTGGAATAAATCTAGGTATGGCCAGAGTTCCTAGAGTTAAAAACTCTGGAGAAGCTGCCTTAGCACCTAATACCGTAGGTGGTAGGTTAACATTTCCGCCTTCGGTAGACAAAAAGCTTGTAGAAGAGGTGAACGATAAGGAGAAACAATTGGCAGTAATTAGTGCGTTAAGCGCTACAGCAGACAAAGTTTTCGTTAAGGCTAGGGGACATGTATTTAAAGATTCAGTAAGTTTTCCTATAGTAGTAACTGATGATATTGTTAGTTTAAAAACTGCAAGCGAGGTTGAAGAATTTTTAGAGAAGATAGGTGTTTATGATGATGTAAAGAGAGTAAAAGAGAGGATTAGGATAAGGGCTGGAAAGGGCAAAATGAGGGGTAGAAAATATAAGGAATCAATAGGCCCACTAATAATAGTACACGACAGTAATTCTCCAATAGTTAAGGCAGCACGAAACATAGCTGGAGTTGACGTAGTTAACGCTAAAGATGTAAGCGTTATTCATCTGGCTCCAGGTGCACATTCAGGCAGGCTTACTATTTATACTGAAACTAGCATAAAGATTTTAGATGAGCGATTGAGTAAGAGGTTGGTGAGTTAG
- a CDS encoding 50S ribosomal protein L3, giving the protein MGHRKLASPRRGSAGLRPRKRSSELLPTPRTWPQINSPNPKLLGFVGYKVGMSHVFMIDDWPNSPTNGKEIYMPVTVLEVPPIIPLALRAYAVDGKGEPNVITEYWSPSSLQFLDITRRIHSLSSFLKNDESKKKFEEKFGSKLDLIKSNLDRIVYFRLLVATQPRKIPSLGKKVPDLVEIQIGGGEKKAQLDYALNVLGKEISIKDVFKEGQLIDVVGVTKGKGFAGVIKRYSVVELPRWHKHRKGSRKIGTRGPSLGTPSYTPQPGQLGFHRRTEYNKRIIKIGDDPKEINPAGGFVRYGIVRNTYILLEGSILGSKKRPIFLREAVRPSYVFENAPKITYVNLLSKQG; this is encoded by the coding sequence ATGGGTCATCGAAAGTTAGCCTCACCTAGACGTGGATCAGCTGGTCTTAGACCTAGGAAAAGATCATCTGAGTTATTACCAACACCTAGAACATGGCCACAAATAAATTCGCCGAATCCAAAATTGTTGGGCTTTGTGGGATATAAGGTTGGCATGTCACATGTTTTTATGATTGATGATTGGCCTAACTCTCCTACTAATGGTAAAGAGATATATATGCCAGTTACAGTTCTAGAAGTACCTCCAATTATACCGTTGGCTTTGAGAGCTTATGCAGTGGATGGTAAAGGCGAACCAAACGTAATAACAGAATATTGGTCTCCCTCTTCTTTACAGTTCTTAGATATTACGAGAAGAATTCATTCTCTTTCATCCTTTTTGAAAAATGATGAAAGTAAAAAGAAGTTTGAGGAAAAGTTTGGTAGTAAGTTAGATCTTATCAAATCTAACCTGGATAGAATAGTCTATTTTAGGCTCTTGGTAGCTACACAACCTAGGAAGATACCATCATTAGGTAAAAAAGTGCCAGATTTAGTAGAGATCCAGATAGGTGGAGGAGAAAAGAAAGCACAACTAGATTATGCACTAAACGTTTTAGGAAAAGAAATTTCAATTAAAGACGTTTTCAAGGAGGGTCAACTAATAGATGTAGTAGGAGTTACTAAGGGCAAAGGTTTCGCTGGTGTAATAAAAAGGTACAGTGTAGTAGAATTACCTAGATGGCATAAGCATAGAAAAGGAAGTAGGAAAATAGGTACTAGAGGTCCGTCTTTAGGGACACCTAGCTATACACCTCAGCCAGGTCAGTTAGGTTTTCACAGAAGAACAGAATATAATAAGAGAATTATAAAAATTGGTGATGATCCTAAGGAGATAAATCCCGCAGGTGGTTTTGTAAGGTACGGAATAGTTAGGAACACGTATATTTTGTTGGAAGGTTCTATATTAGGTTCAAAGAAAAGGCCGATATTCTTAAGAGAGGCTGTTAGACCTTCTTATGTTTTTGAAAACGCTCCTAAGATAACTTATGTTAACCTTTTAAGTAAGCAAGGGTGA
- a CDS encoding putative RNA uridine N3 methyltransferase, with product MMFPFPRYKPLNVVLFLSIFDIENSLLEITLKLSFILRVTNTFRVNKIYWITDSVNSTKLEKIIKDVTKYALLPPYLKKYVPISRNLKKVGLMSPLAIPYHLIFKQVVEGEIRLGFKGDFGLKKRINSSSKSILITDSLKVGYIDYSGFYYSGVKNEFVDFNKILNFDNLIIASRNGKNPLKAKEELANLYSKYGLTLLIGPPAGNLLQRLGKQYLDKSYNFVIKQGVLDIRAEEALAYSLSILNLLLS from the coding sequence ATGATGTTTCCTTTTCCACGCTATAAGCCCTTAAATGTTGTTCTTTTTTTGTCTATATTTGATATTGAAAATTCTCTTCTTGAAATTACGTTAAAACTTTCATTTATACTTAGAGTCACAAATACATTTAGAGTCAATAAAATTTACTGGATAACAGATTCCGTAAATTCTACTAAATTAGAAAAAATAATTAAAGATGTTACAAAATATGCTCTTTTACCTCCGTATCTTAAAAAATATGTTCCTATAAGTCGTAATTTAAAGAAAGTTGGTTTAATGAGTCCCTTGGCAATACCATATCACCTTATTTTTAAACAAGTTGTTGAAGGCGAGATAAGATTAGGCTTTAAGGGTGATTTCGGTTTAAAAAAGAGAATAAATTCATCATCAAAGTCCATTCTGATTACTGACTCCCTAAAAGTTGGTTATATCGATTATAGTGGTTTCTATTATAGCGGAGTTAAAAACGAGTTTGTAGACTTTAACAAGATACTCAACTTTGATAATCTTATAATTGCAAGTAGGAATGGAAAAAATCCCTTAAAAGCAAAGGAAGAGTTGGCCAACTTGTACAGTAAATATGGCCTTACTTTGCTTATTGGACCACCAGCTGGAAATCTATTACAAAGGTTAGGTAAACAATATTTGGATAAGTCATATAACTTTGTTATTAAACAAGGAGTTTTAGATATAAGGGCGGAAGAGGCATTGGCTTATTCTCTGTCTATTCTAAACCTTCTGTTAAGTTAG
- the ileS gene encoding isoleucine--tRNA ligase → MKPLTGNYDPKKIEDEIISFWEENKIYNKLRDIVSKRREKFLFIDGPPYPSSPTPHIGTIWNKVIKDCILRYERLLGKKVHDQPGYDTHGLPIEVATERLLGILNKQEIIDKIGVENFINKCKEFALSNATKMTQNFKDVGVFMDWERPYYTLDPSYISSSWSVIKKAYEKGMLDKGTAVLHWCPRCETTLSDYEVSEYRDLEDPSIYVKFKIKGEENRYLLIWTTTPWTIPSNVFVMVNKDYDYADVEVNGEVLVLAKDRIEAVMKEASITNYKVLRTYKGSELIGVKYKHPLRDFVSAQTKLDDFHQVVDAGNVVTLTDGTGLVHAATGHGEEDFLIGQKYGFPVVMFVNDRGEFTEEGGKYKGLKVRDASKVVINDLKSKNALFFEGKIVHRYPVCWRCKTPLVLRAIDQWFIRVTKIKDEMLKEIENVNWIPDWGKSRISNMVKELRDWVISRQRFWGTPLPIWICEKCNNVIVVGSREDLESIAIDSVPNDLHRPWIDNVRVKCNKCGGVAKRITDVADVWFDSGVAFFASLGKDWQEKWKELGPVDLVLEGHDQLRGWFFSLLRSGLILLDKAPYVSVLVHGFMLDEQGREMHKSLGNYVEPSVVIQRYGRDILRLWLLRNTTWEDARFSWRALELTKRDLQIIWNTYVFASMYMNLDNFEPVKYTLDDVIKYAKIEDLWILSRFNSMLKKVNESMKNYKVHEMANYLINFLVEDVSRFYIRLIRKRAWIEANTQDKIAMYYILYFILKQCIILASTIIPFISEKIYKSFVVNPKESVSMESSINYDERFIDNELERAFEVAREINEASLNARAKAGIKLRWPLAKVYIFVEDEDTLAKVNRIKDVLLSLLNAKDIEISKIEGFKSFSKYKVEPSRSIIGKEYKSMSPKILDYIRNNSDIIAIDILNKKQHVARIDNVDVILNTSHVIISEETIEGYVSSKFAQGIVVISKEISESEEEEGLVRDIIRRIQFMRKQLKLNVVDYIEISIKAPEERVKTIQKWEEFIKSETRGNKVILGDPKGDIVMDWDIEGESYIIGIKKST, encoded by the coding sequence ATTAAGCCTCTTACTGGTAATTATGATCCTAAGAAGATCGAAGACGAAATAATTTCATTTTGGGAAGAGAATAAAATTTACAATAAATTAAGAGATATTGTAAGTAAAAGAAGGGAAAAGTTTCTGTTTATAGATGGCCCTCCATATCCTTCAAGCCCTACTCCTCATATAGGGACTATTTGGAATAAGGTAATAAAGGACTGTATATTGCGCTATGAAAGATTACTAGGTAAAAAAGTTCATGACCAACCAGGATATGATACACATGGATTACCTATAGAAGTTGCAACTGAAAGGCTACTTGGAATATTAAATAAGCAAGAGATTATAGATAAAATTGGAGTAGAGAATTTCATTAATAAATGCAAAGAGTTTGCGTTATCCAATGCGACTAAAATGACACAAAACTTTAAGGACGTTGGAGTCTTTATGGATTGGGAAAGGCCTTACTATACATTAGACCCTTCTTATATAAGCTCTTCATGGAGCGTAATTAAGAAAGCTTATGAAAAAGGGATGTTAGATAAGGGTACCGCAGTATTACATTGGTGTCCTAGATGTGAAACAACTCTATCAGATTATGAGGTGTCGGAATATAGGGATTTAGAGGATCCTTCGATCTATGTTAAGTTTAAGATTAAAGGAGAGGAAAATAGATACCTATTAATATGGACTACTACACCATGGACTATACCATCTAATGTTTTTGTAATGGTAAATAAAGACTATGATTATGCTGATGTAGAGGTTAATGGTGAGGTACTAGTACTTGCAAAAGATCGTATAGAGGCTGTTATGAAAGAGGCAAGTATAACTAATTATAAGGTACTCAGAACCTACAAAGGCAGTGAGTTAATAGGAGTAAAATATAAGCATCCCCTAAGAGATTTTGTTAGCGCACAAACTAAATTAGATGATTTTCATCAAGTTGTAGATGCTGGTAATGTAGTTACATTAACCGATGGTACCGGTCTTGTACATGCTGCCACTGGACATGGTGAAGAAGACTTCTTGATAGGTCAAAAATATGGCTTTCCAGTAGTAATGTTCGTTAATGATAGGGGAGAATTTACTGAAGAAGGTGGGAAATATAAAGGATTGAAAGTTAGAGACGCATCTAAGGTGGTAATTAACGATCTGAAGTCGAAAAACGCTTTATTCTTCGAAGGGAAAATAGTTCACCGTTATCCAGTATGCTGGAGATGTAAGACTCCATTAGTACTTAGGGCTATTGATCAGTGGTTCATAAGAGTCACGAAAATAAAAGATGAAATGCTTAAGGAGATAGAGAATGTAAACTGGATTCCGGATTGGGGTAAATCCAGAATATCTAACATGGTTAAGGAGCTTAGAGATTGGGTTATAAGTAGGCAAAGGTTCTGGGGAACTCCTCTTCCTATATGGATTTGTGAAAAGTGCAATAATGTGATAGTAGTTGGAAGTAGAGAAGACTTAGAGAGTATAGCAATAGATTCAGTTCCTAACGATTTACATAGACCGTGGATAGATAATGTAAGGGTAAAATGTAATAAGTGCGGTGGAGTTGCTAAGAGAATTACTGATGTGGCAGACGTTTGGTTCGATAGTGGTGTGGCTTTCTTTGCTAGTTTAGGTAAAGATTGGCAAGAGAAGTGGAAGGAGTTAGGTCCAGTAGATCTAGTTCTAGAAGGTCATGATCAGTTAAGGGGTTGGTTCTTTAGTTTGCTTAGATCTGGGTTAATATTACTAGATAAAGCCCCCTATGTTTCTGTATTAGTTCATGGATTTATGCTAGACGAACAAGGTAGAGAAATGCATAAGAGTCTAGGCAATTATGTCGAACCTTCTGTAGTAATTCAAAGGTATGGAAGGGATATATTACGTTTATGGCTTCTCAGAAACACTACATGGGAGGATGCAAGATTTTCATGGAGAGCGTTAGAGCTAACTAAAAGGGATTTGCAAATAATTTGGAACACGTACGTCTTTGCATCAATGTATATGAATTTGGATAACTTTGAACCCGTTAAGTATACTCTTGACGATGTTATAAAATATGCTAAGATAGAAGATTTATGGATACTATCGAGATTTAACTCAATGTTAAAGAAGGTAAATGAGTCAATGAAGAATTATAAGGTTCATGAAATGGCTAATTACTTGATAAACTTTCTAGTTGAAGATGTAAGCAGGTTTTACATAAGGTTAATAAGAAAAAGAGCGTGGATTGAAGCTAACACTCAGGATAAGATAGCAATGTATTATATTCTCTATTTCATATTAAAACAATGTATTATATTAGCATCTACTATAATTCCGTTTATTTCAGAGAAAATTTATAAATCCTTTGTAGTTAATCCTAAGGAATCAGTATCAATGGAGTCTAGTATTAATTACGATGAGAGATTTATCGATAATGAATTAGAAAGAGCTTTTGAAGTTGCCAGGGAAATAAACGAGGCGTCGTTAAACGCTAGAGCTAAGGCTGGAATAAAATTAAGATGGCCATTGGCTAAGGTTTATATTTTCGTAGAAGATGAGGATACGTTGGCTAAGGTTAATAGAATAAAAGATGTCTTGTTATCTCTGCTAAACGCTAAAGATATAGAAATAAGTAAAATAGAAGGATTCAAAAGTTTCAGTAAATATAAGGTCGAGCCTAGTAGGTCGATCATAGGTAAAGAGTATAAGAGTATGTCTCCTAAAATATTGGATTATATTAGAAATAACAGCGATATAATAGCTATAGACATACTTAATAAAAAACAGCACGTTGCTAGAATAGATAATGTTGATGTAATACTTAATACTTCGCACGTGATTATCTCAGAAGAGACTATTGAAGGTTATGTTTCATCTAAATTTGCTCAGGGTATAGTGGTCATAAGTAAGGAAATTTCCGAGAGTGAAGAGGAAGAGGGATTAGTTAGGGACATCATAAGGAGGATACAATTCATGAGAAAACAACTAAAACTGAATGTTGTAGATTATATTGAGATTAGTATAAAGGCGCCAGAAGAAAGAGTAAAAACGATACAAAAATGGGAGGAATTTATTAAGAGTGAGACTAGGGGGAATAAGGTAATTTTAGGTGATCCTAAAGGGGATATCGTAATGGATTGGGATATAGAAGGAGAATCTTATATAATAGGGATAAAGAAGTCTACATGA